The Acidimicrobiia bacterium DNA window GCCGGCTTCGGTGAGACGCGCTGCGGGCCCGCGATCGCGGGCGTGAGCACCTCCATCGCGTCCGACGCGAGCGAGGTGCGTCCCGCGCGTGACGCCACGGCCGCGTCGAGCTGGCTGGTGAGGCGGCGCCGCGCGGGATCGCCGGGCGAGAGCGCCGCGAGCTGCCGGGTGAGGCGGGCGATGTCCGAGTCGACGGAGGCGAGGTCGGACTGCACCGTCCCTGCCTGCTGCGCCCTGACCGCGGCGACGAGCGCGTTCGTCTCGCCCTGCACCAGCGCGCCGGCGTCCCTCGGTGAGGGCCCCGTCCCCGTGATGAGCATCACGCCGAGGCCGAGCCCGGCGACGATGTGGATGCGCTTCTTCGCCGCGGCGAGGTCGATCCGCAGGTTCGACCGTCTGATCGCGTCGCTCAACACGTCGTCGGACCCGGCGAGCTGCGCGTACGTGGTCGTGACGGTGTCGAGCGCGGTCGGGTCGGCGACGTTCGCGATCGACGCGGCGTCGACGCGTACGAGCGACGCCGCGCCGTACTGCGCGGGCCGTCCGACGCGCACGAAGTACGTGACGACCGCCGCCGCGATCGCGACGATGAGCGCCTTCCACCAGTTCTCGAGGATCGTCCGGAAGTGCTGGGCGACGTCCACCGACGGCCATCCTACGGGCGCGCGGAGCGCGGCCCGGGGCGCGCCCATTCGGCGAGGTCGGGCTAGCGCGAGGTCGGGCTAGGTGGTGCGACGGCGCGTCAGCAGCGTGATGCCGGCCGCGACGACACCGAGCGCGCCGAGCACGATGCCGACGATCGCGAGCGCGCGTGCGGTCCCGTCACTGGTGCTCGCGGACGACGCGGCGGTCGTCGCGCTCGCGGGCAGCTCCTGCGCCGAGCCCTTCACGAGCGTGACGACGGGTGCGGGGTTGTCCGGCTCGGGTCCGCCCTTCGGGGTGTCCTGGATCCAGCGGACGACCTGCCCGTTGCTGTACGTCTGCAGCGCCTTGAACTCGATCTGGTCCGCGGCGGGCAACGGGCCGGCCGAGATCGTGAAGCGCTGGAACTCACCCGGCTTGATGGTCCCGCCCGACCAGGTCACCTCGGAGACCGCCTGGGTCACCGGGCCGTCGTCGGTCTGGACCGGCTTCGGCAGCTTCGTCGTCACCACCGTGTCCGTCCACCCGGGGACGGGCTCGACCGAGACCGACGGGATGGGGTGATCGGTCGGCATGAACAGCTGGACCTGGACGGTGTTCGCGTCGGCCATCTCGTTCGGGACGGAGAACGACAACGTGGCGTCCTGCCCGACGACGGCCTGGTCCGGTGACACGGTCACGTGCGCGGACGCGGGCACGGCCCACGCGAGCACGACGGCGACCGCGAGGAGGACCGGAACGAGTGGACGGATGCGACGCAACCCTCTGCTCCTCGTCGGATGATCAGTGAATCGGGACGTTCAGGGTGAACGTCGATTCCTCGGTGTCGCTGATGAGCGCGGACACCGACACCTGCCACGTCCCCGGGAAGGGGACGCGGAACGCGTACGACGCATAGTGGCCGGGACCGAGCCGCAACAGCGGGACCGCGATCGGCGCGATGCCCTTGCCCGGCTCCGAGAACGTCACGGTGTACTTGATGACGTCGGCCGGCCCACCGTTCACGGTCACCGCGGTCAGGTGGACGTCGTTGGGTCCCGCCTTCGCCGGCGTCACCTCGATGTCGTAGAAGCGACCGGACTGCTCGACGGTCTTGAAGTACGGCAGGCTCGCCGCGGTGTACGCGGGCGGCGCGTTGACGAGCAGCGCGGTCACCGCGAGCACGAGGACCGCGGCGACGACCTCTACCGCGACGGACAGGCGCAGCCGGTGCACCTCGGCGCGCTCCTCGTCCTCCTCGGTCCAGTCGTCGTCCTCGTCGTCGCGGAGGTCCCCGTCGTCGCCGTCACGCCCGGTGCCGCCCGCGCCACCACCGCCGACGGTGACCGCGACGCGCTCGTCGTCGGGGACGAGGTCGGGCACGTACGGCTCACGGAGGCGGCGGTGCACGACGTCGCGGCTCAACGCGGCGGCCGCGACGACGACCACCACGAACGCGAGCTTCACGAGCAGCAGGCGCCCGTAGTCGGTCGACGTGAAGGCGTGCAGCGACCCGACCTGGCGCCACGCCTGGAACGACCCCGTCGCCACGATCGCCGCGATGCACCAGAACGCGACGCGCGAGAACCGCGGGACGACGCGTCGCAGCAGCGCGGGATCGGGGATCGGGAGCACGCATGACAGCAGCAGGGCCAGCCCGCCGAGCCAGACCGCCATGGCGCCCACGTGGACGACGTCGGCGGGGAGCGCGAGCCAGCGCCACCGCCCGGTCGACGCGTGACCGCCGAGACCGGGTGTGGCGACCATCGCGACCGCGATCACGACGGCGAGGGGGCGCCACCAGGCCGCGAGGGGAGGCGGGTCGGTCCGCTGACCGTCGGTGTCCGCGCGGACGAGCAGTTGCCGCAGGAGCACGACCGTCACGAGGAGGAGCACCGCGCGCAGGATCGTGACCTCGCCGAAGCGCGTGTGCCAGACGGCTCGCAGCTGCGTCGTGTGCAGCGCCGAGGACAGCGGGAGCCCGGCCGCGTACGCGCCCTGCAACGCGAACGCCGCGAGCGTCGACACGAACGCGACGATCCAGGCACCCCACACGATGCGCCCCGCGCGGCGCGAGGTCCGGCCCGACGGCCACGCGGTCACGACGAGCACGGCCGCGCCGACGAGCAACGCGAGCGAGGCGAACACCAGGAACCGCGCGATGCCGTACACGACGCCGACCGTCGTGCTGCCGCCCTGCGCCGTGAGCAACCGGCTCGCCAGGCTCGTGACGTCGCCCACCGACGGGTTGCCGACCGTGATCGTGAACGCGCCCTGGACGGGGTGCGAGTCGGCCGAGATGACGCGCCACGTCACGACGTACGAGCCGTCGCGCAGCTTCGGCACGTTCGCGGCGACCTCGCTCCCGATGCCCCGCGGGTGGTACGGCGCGCCGACCTCGATGCGGTTGCCACGCCCGTCGAACAGGCGGATCGCGCCGAT harbors:
- a CDS encoding CopD family protein, which encodes IGAIRLFDGRGNRIEVGAPYHPRGIGSEVAANVPKLRDGSYVVTWRVISADSHPVQGAFTITVGNPSVGDVTSLASRLLTAQGGSTTVGVVYGIARFLVFASLALLVGAAVLVVTAWPSGRTSRRAGRIVWGAWIVAFVSTLAAFALQGAYAAGLPLSSALHTTQLRAVWHTRFGEVTILRAVLLLVTVVLLRQLLVRADTDGQRTDPPPLAAWWRPLAVVIAVAMVATPGLGGHASTGRWRWLALPADVVHVGAMAVWLGGLALLLSCVLPIPDPALLRRVVPRFSRVAFWCIAAIVATGSFQAWRQVGSLHAFTSTDYGRLLLVKLAFVVVVVAAAALSRDVVHRRLREPYVPDLVPDDERVAVTVGGGGAGGTGRDGDDGDLRDDEDDDWTEEDEERAEVHRLRLSVAVEVVAAVLVLAVTALLVNAPPAYTAASLPYFKTVEQSGRFYDIEVTPAKAGPNDVHLTAVTVNGGPADVIKYTVTFSEPGKGIAPIAVPLLRLGPGHYASYAFRVPFPGTWQVSVSALISDTEESTFTLNVPIH
- a CDS encoding YcnI family protein; its protein translation is MRRIRPLVPVLLAVAVVLAWAVPASAHVTVSPDQAVVGQDATLSFSVPNEMADANTVQVQLFMPTDHPIPSVSVEPVPGWTDTVVTTKLPKPVQTDDGPVTQAVSEVTWSGGTIKPGEFQRFTISAGPLPAADQIEFKALQTYSNGQVVRWIQDTPKGGPEPDNPAPVVTLVKGSAQELPASATTAASSASTSDGTARALAIVGIVLGALGVVAAGITLLTRRRTT